DNA sequence from the Cyanobacteriota bacterium genome:
GTGATTGATGTTTCTAAGAAATTCTTTCCGCAAATTGCTGCTGAGTTTGATAATCCTAAACTAGATCTCAAGGTGCAAGACGCACTTGAGTTTATCAAATCTGCTCCTGATGCTAGTTACGACTTGGTGCTTTGTGACTCAACTGACCCTGAGGGCTTTGCTGCTGGCTTAATAGAAGTAGATTTTTATCAAGGTATCAAAAGAATCATGAAAGAGGATGGAGTGTTTTGCGCTCAATCTGGTTCGCCTATTTTTATGAAAGAAGAGCTTGAAAAAACTCAAACTAATTTGGTCAAGGTTTTTGATGATGTGCATACTTACTACGCGCCCATGCTTGTTTACCCAGGTAGCTTGTGGTCTTATACTGCTGCCGGAAAGAGCTTGATGAATAAAAATAATTTAGACTTAGGAGAGTTTGTTGCCAAGAGTTAGTGTAGTTGTTCCATCCTATAACCGCGGGGATTATATCTCTGAAACGATTGAAAGTATTCTTGCTCAGACTTTTGCTGATTTTGAATTGATAGTTATTGATGACGGCAGTACTGATAATACTGAGTCTATAGTCAAAGCCTTTGCTGATAAGGATTCTAGGGTCAA
Encoded proteins:
- a CDS encoding methyltransferase domain-containing protein; translated protein: MSTITTNWFHETHKDHHSLGMSQKEVLYHERSDYQDVLVYENELYGTVLVLDGCYMLSDLDEHMYHKALTTYGLQNLTGRSNLNILVIGAGDGGIVRDLLRNWDKQIDKVTMVEIDQAVIDVSKKFFPQIAAEFDNPKLDLKVQDALEFIKSAPDASYDLVLCDSTDPEGFAAGLIEVDFYQGIKRIMKEDGVFCAQSGSPIFMKEELEKTQTNLVKVFDDVHTYYAPMLVYPGSLWSYTAAGKSLMNKNNLDLGEFVAKS